GTATAAAGTTCAAGAATTAAATAATACAAAAAGCGATGACTTTACAGTTGGACAAAAAATAAAAGTACCTTCTGCTTATGCTAAAACAACCGTTATTTATGTAGATAAATCAACTTATTTACCATTATATATTAAAATGGATGATGATAAAGGTTTGTTTGAGCAATATGAATTTAAAAACTTAAAAACAGGTGTTTCATTTTCATCGTCAGACTTTCCTAACTTTAAGTAATAATATTTAGATATTTAGATTCAAGATATTTAGATAGAAAATCATAAACAGTATAAATGGTTGGTAAAAAATGCCAACCATTTTTATTTTAATAAATAAGAAAAGAAATAGTAATGGATACGATAGAGAAAGAAAAACTGCTTGAATCTCATCTGTTTTGGTACAAAAATAGATTTTACTTTAATATACTAATAGCAATTTCTGGGCTTTTAGGTTTATTAGTTGCAAATCCATTATCTCTTCTTATATCTAATTGGATTTTTGTTTTAATTGGCATCTTACTTTGGGCAATAGTAGCTAATGGATTATATTCTCTTGGTTTTGTAATTGAAAGTTTCATAATTCATAAAACTAAAGGTTTAGAAAACCTACCAATAAGTAGAGTATTATTACTTTTTATTGGTACGATTTCATATATAATTATATCTTTCTTATATCCTTTTTTGATATTCTTATAAAACATAAATTTTTCATTAAAAAACCAGTCATTTCTTTAATATTGATTACTAGTATACTACGAACTACAGCTTAGCATAGAGCAACCAATTTTATTTAAAGCCCAAGCTGGTCGTTTGGCAAACCATTTTTGCATGTTGGGTTGTTCATCATACGGATTTTGTAACAAACTATACAATTCATCAATTATAGTGTAGTCGCCTTTATCTGCAGCATCTATTGCTAACTGTGCCATGTAATTACGCAATACATATTTCGGATTGATTTTATTCATCTGCTCTATTCTATTCTCTATTGAATATTGAGCTAATAGTATAGCATAGTCTTGCAACCAATCTTTCCATACTTGATAATGCTTTGAAAAATCATCAGCATAACTACATTCTTCTACAATAGTTATAAAGTTATTTATATCATTAATATCTATAGATGATAAATATCTAAAAAATAATGTATAATCTATTGCTGACTGCTGCAAATTGGTTTTTAATTGCTCTATAAAAAAGTTTGCTTTTGGTGTTGTTTCTAATAAACCTAATTTTTGCAACATCATATTTTGATGTTTTATTTTGTATTCTTGATAGCTATTATCGATAATAGTTTGTAGTATATTTTTATCATTGATTAATGGAAATAATGCATTGGCTAATTGTACTAAATTCCAAATAGCAACCATACCTTGATTGCCATATCTATATCGTCTTCCTTGTGCATCTGTAGTATTTGGTGTCCAGTTTTCATCGTAATTTTCAAGCCAACCATAAGGTCCATAATCTATCGTTAAACCTAATATCGACATATTGTCTGTGTTCATTACTCCATGTACAAAACCAACCCTTTCCCATTGAATTATTAAATCGATTGTTGATATTGCAATTACTTCAAACCATTTTATATATTTTTTGTCATCATTTATATTAATGTTTGGATAAAAATGTTCTATTGTATAGTCTGCCAATAATTTTAAATTATCAAT
Above is a genomic segment from Chitinophagales bacterium containing:
- a CDS encoding YdiU family protein encodes the protein MQLNINDTFNKLLPADTNTENSIRIVSNAFFSFVNPTPCSNPQIIHYATSVADLLGINQSEIKTNDFKLIFTGNKIYSNTKPYAMCYGGHQFGHWAGQLGDGRAINLFEINHQNKQWAVQLKGAGKTPYSRNADGLAVLRSSIREYLCSEVMFHLGVPTTRALSLALSGDMVLRDIMYDGNPDYEKGAIVCRVAPTFIRFGNFEILTARNEIDNLKLLADYTIEHFYPNININDDKKYIKWFEVIAISTIDLIIQWERVGFVHGVMNTDNMSILGLTIDYGPYGWLENYDENWTPNTTDAQGRRYRYGNQGMVAIWNLVQLANALFPLINDKNILQTIIDNSYQEYKIKHQNMMLQKLGLLETTPKANFFIEQLKTNLQQSAIDYTLFFRYLSSIDINDINNFITIVEECSYADDFSKHYQVWKDWLQDYAILLAQYSIENRIEQMNKINPKYVLRNYMAQLAIDAADKGDYTIIDELYSLLQNPYDEQPNMQKWFAKRPAWALNKIGCSMLSCSS